Proteins from a single region of Geothrix sp. PMB-07:
- the pheA gene encoding prephenate dehydratase: MTQTDPTPLAQLRQGIDAVDDQVLALLNRRAALAAEVGRLKAEVAPSALFHVPKREREILARLEAANAGPFPDAAVRTIFQEIMSACLSLEKPLRVAFLGPEGTFTHLAARQQFGGSSQALPQGTIQAVFQAVERARADYGVVPVENATEGAVDSTLDAFLDSPLRICAEILLPVDQALLLRPELDLGGVRRVYSHPQALGQCRKWLEVHLPGADRIEAPSTSEAARLAREDAEGAAIASELAAELFGLRVAEARIQDLAANATRFVVLGPKAAEPTGRDRTTLVAMAQDGPGALLRLLEPLARRGLNLSRIQSRPTRRKLWEYAFFLDVEGHAEDPAMAEALVELQSACASLKVLGSYPQASMEGAR, from the coding sequence ATGACTCAGACGGATCCGACCCCACTCGCGCAGCTGCGCCAGGGCATCGATGCGGTGGATGACCAGGTGCTGGCCCTGCTCAACCGGCGCGCGGCCCTGGCCGCCGAAGTGGGGAGGCTGAAGGCGGAGGTGGCGCCCTCGGCGCTGTTCCATGTGCCCAAGCGGGAGCGGGAAATCCTGGCCCGGCTGGAAGCGGCCAACGCCGGTCCCTTTCCGGATGCCGCCGTGCGCACCATCTTCCAGGAAATCATGAGCGCCTGCCTCAGCCTGGAGAAGCCGCTGCGCGTGGCCTTCCTGGGGCCCGAAGGCACCTTCACGCACTTGGCGGCCCGGCAGCAGTTCGGCGGCTCCAGTCAGGCGCTGCCCCAGGGCACCATCCAGGCCGTGTTCCAGGCGGTGGAGCGGGCCCGGGCGGACTACGGCGTGGTGCCCGTGGAAAACGCCACGGAAGGCGCGGTGGATTCCACCCTGGATGCCTTCCTCGACAGCCCCCTGCGCATCTGCGCGGAGATCCTGCTGCCCGTGGATCAGGCCCTGCTCCTGAGGCCCGAGCTGGATCTGGGCGGCGTTCGGCGCGTGTACTCACATCCCCAGGCCCTGGGCCAATGCCGCAAGTGGCTGGAAGTCCACCTCCCCGGGGCGGATCGCATCGAGGCGCCCTCCACTTCGGAGGCTGCGCGGCTGGCGCGTGAGGATGCCGAGGGTGCCGCCATCGCTTCCGAACTGGCGGCGGAACTCTTCGGCCTGCGCGTGGCCGAGGCGCGCATCCAGGATCTGGCCGCCAACGCCACCCGCTTCGTGGTGCTGGGCCCTAAGGCCGCCGAGCCCACGGGCCGCGACCGCACCACCTTGGTGGCCATGGCTCAGGATGGCCCGGGCGCGCTGCTGCGGTTGCTCGAGCCCCTGGCCCGCCGCGGCCTGAACCTGAGCCGCATCCAGAGCCGCCCCACGCGGCGCAAGCTCTGGGAGTATGCCTTCTTCCTGGATGTGGAAGGCCACGCCGAGGATCCAGCCATGGCCGAGGCCCTGGTCGAACTTCAATCCGCCTGCGCCTCGCTGAAGGTGCTGGGCAGCTACCCGCAAGCAAGCATGGAAGGTGCGCGATGA
- a CDS encoding 3-deoxy-7-phosphoheptulonate synthase class II codes for MNTTLNTWQPNSWRNLPAAQQPVYRDAAAVNTVLAELAELPPLVVAEEVDSLQHLLAEAAEGKRFLLQGGDCAEAFADCRGAIIQDKLRVLLQMSVLITHGGRTGVIHLGRIAGQYAKPRSGTTERIDGREVPVYRGDLINGLAPDQREADPNRLLEAYHRAAATLNHLRALVDGGFADLQHPEHWDLSWSREDAGHYLETLDQVQNSLNFVQRLGGLPEHLRTGELFTSHEALHLPFETALTRFVPEYNRHYNLGAHFLWVGERTRQLDGAHLEYLRGIANPIGLKVGASMTPDTLRQVLSKLDPERRPGRLTLITRFGADKAEAVLPALIEAARAEGHPVLWSCDPMHGNGRTAAGGIKTRAFGDILQELQEVAALHRAHGSRMGAVHFELTGEPVTECTGGMEGLDEASLQRAYRSGCDPRLNRSQSLEMAFLIAQMIR; via the coding sequence ATGAACACCACGTTGAACACTTGGCAGCCCAACTCCTGGCGGAATCTTCCCGCGGCTCAGCAGCCCGTCTACCGAGACGCGGCGGCGGTCAACACGGTGTTGGCCGAGCTGGCCGAACTGCCGCCCCTGGTGGTGGCCGAAGAGGTGGATTCCCTGCAACACCTGCTGGCGGAGGCTGCCGAGGGCAAGCGCTTCCTGCTGCAGGGCGGGGACTGCGCCGAGGCCTTCGCCGATTGTCGCGGCGCCATCATCCAGGACAAGCTGCGCGTGCTGCTGCAGATGTCCGTGCTCATCACCCACGGCGGCCGTACCGGTGTCATCCACCTGGGGCGCATCGCAGGCCAGTACGCCAAGCCCCGCAGTGGCACCACGGAGCGCATCGATGGCCGCGAGGTGCCGGTCTACCGCGGCGACCTCATCAATGGCCTCGCACCCGATCAACGCGAAGCCGATCCGAATCGTTTATTGGAGGCCTACCACCGCGCCGCCGCCACCCTGAACCACCTGCGGGCCCTGGTGGATGGTGGGTTTGCGGACCTTCAGCATCCCGAACACTGGGATCTCAGCTGGAGCCGTGAGGATGCGGGCCACTACCTCGAAACCCTCGACCAGGTGCAGAACTCCCTGAACTTCGTCCAGCGCCTGGGCGGGCTGCCCGAACACCTGCGCACAGGCGAACTCTTCACCAGCCACGAGGCGCTGCACCTCCCCTTCGAGACCGCGCTCACGCGTTTCGTGCCCGAGTACAACCGCCACTACAACCTGGGCGCCCATTTCCTGTGGGTGGGGGAACGCACCCGTCAGTTGGATGGCGCCCACCTGGAGTACCTCCGCGGCATCGCCAATCCCATCGGCCTGAAGGTGGGTGCCTCCATGACGCCGGACACCCTGCGCCAGGTGCTGTCCAAGCTGGATCCAGAGCGTCGTCCCGGGCGCCTCACCCTCATCACGCGCTTCGGCGCCGACAAGGCCGAGGCGGTGTTGCCTGCCCTGATCGAAGCGGCTCGGGCCGAAGGCCATCCCGTGCTCTGGAGCTGCGACCCCATGCACGGCAACGGCCGCACGGCGGCAGGCGGGATTAAGACCCGCGCCTTCGGGGACATCCTCCAGGAGCTGCAGGAAGTGGCGGCCCTCCACCGCGCCCATGGTTCCCGCATGGGCGCCGTCCACTTCGAGCTCACCGGCGAACCCGTGACCGAATGCACCGGCGGCATGGAGGGGCTGGATGAAGCCAGCCTGCAGCGGGCCTACCGCAGCGGCTGCGACC